A genomic segment from Spongiibacter sp. IMCC21906 encodes:
- a CDS encoding cytidylyltransferase domain-containing protein, whose translation MKKRVVALLPMKANSERVKGKNFRLLAGKPLFQWILDALLAVPEIDCVVINTDAKHILLENGLVPSDRIIIRERKQELCGDFVSMNLILEDDIRNVESELYLMTHTTNPLISSTTIRDAIEVFARDKASDSLFSVNKIQTRFYKEDITPVNHNPADLVRTQDLEPWFEENSCLYLFSRESFSKTNARIGEKPMMYITSALESVDIDEPEDWVMAEALALHLKHR comes from the coding sequence ATGAAAAAGAGAGTAGTCGCATTATTGCCAATGAAGGCAAATAGTGAGCGTGTAAAAGGGAAGAATTTTAGATTGTTAGCAGGTAAGCCATTATTTCAATGGATATTAGATGCTTTGTTAGCAGTCCCTGAAATTGATTGTGTGGTAATTAATACCGATGCAAAACATATTTTATTAGAGAATGGCTTAGTTCCTTCTGATCGAATAATCATCCGTGAAAGAAAGCAAGAGTTATGCGGTGACTTTGTGTCTATGAATCTTATTTTAGAAGACGACATAAGAAACGTGGAGTCTGAATTGTACTTAATGACACATACAACAAATCCGTTAATTTCTAGCACTACAATACGTGATGCTATTGAGGTTTTCGCTCGCGACAAAGCAAGTGACTCGTTATTTAGCGTAAACAAGATTCAAACTCGATTTTATAAAGAAGATATCACGCCTGTGAATCACAATCCGGCAGATCTAGTGCGTACTCAGGATTTAGAACCCTGGTTTGAAGAAAATTCATGTCTGTACTTGTTTAGCCGCGAGTCTTTCTCCAAAACAAATGCAAGAATTGGCGAAAAACCGATGATGTATATTACTTCGGCTTTAGAATCAGTAGATATCGACGAGCCAGAAGACTGGGTTATGGCCGAAGCTTTGGCACTCCATTTAAAACACCGCTAA
- a CDS encoding glycosyltransferase family 2 protein, with protein sequence MKEIASIVIRTLNEERYLPELLTTIRDQSKEDFDVEVVLVDSGSTDKTIEIAKSFGCRITYIKKEDFTFGRSLNIGCEFSSGDYLIFISGHCIPATENWLKNLIQPLRDRTAEYSYGRQVARDTTKFSENELFNKFYPEYSKQPQEGYFCNNANAAVSRSAWQRYKFNEELTGLEDMYLARRIVEEGGGCVAYRADAPVYHIHDESWRQVKIRYEREAYALQKIMPGMHFNLTDLFRFYFAGVLQDMASAVDKGVLVKKLPSIILFRLMQYWGTYRGHHEHRKASQEMKYRYFYPKDIEREEYEKESSRIIANEGK encoded by the coding sequence ATGAAAGAAATAGCTAGCATAGTGATTCGGACCTTAAATGAAGAGCGCTATCTTCCTGAACTATTAACCACTATCCGTGATCAGTCGAAAGAAGATTTCGATGTTGAAGTTGTACTTGTTGACTCAGGCTCTACAGATAAAACTATTGAGATAGCAAAATCATTCGGTTGTCGAATTACATATATCAAAAAAGAAGATTTTACATTTGGCCGATCATTAAACATCGGTTGTGAATTTTCTTCTGGTGATTATTTAATATTTATTAGTGGGCACTGTATTCCCGCGACAGAAAATTGGCTTAAAAATTTAATCCAGCCGTTAAGAGATCGTACGGCCGAATATTCCTACGGCCGTCAAGTTGCTAGAGATACAACAAAATTTTCTGAGAATGAATTATTTAATAAATTTTATCCTGAGTATTCTAAGCAACCGCAAGAGGGCTACTTTTGCAATAATGCGAATGCGGCGGTAAGTCGCAGCGCATGGCAGCGGTATAAATTTAACGAAGAATTGACGGGCTTGGAAGATATGTATCTTGCGCGTCGCATAGTAGAAGAGGGTGGTGGGTGTGTGGCGTATAGAGCGGATGCGCCGGTATACCACATACATGACGAAAGCTGGCGGCAAGTAAAAATACGCTACGAGCGTGAGGCTTACGCGCTTCAAAAGATCATGCCGGGTATGCATTTTAATCTTACCGACCTCTTTCGGTTCTACTTTGCCGGTGTGCTTCAAGACATGGCTTCAGCCGTAGACAAAGGAGTGCTAGTAAAAAAGCTCCCATCCATTATTTTGTTTAGACTGATGCAATATTGGGGTACGTATCGCGGTCACCATGAGCATCGCAAAGCCTCACAAGAAATGAAGTATAGATACTTCTACCCGAAAGATATTGAAAGAGAAGAGTATGAAAAAGAGAGTAGTCGCATTATTGCCAATGAAGGCAAATAG
- a CDS encoding SMP-30/gluconolactonase/LRE family protein, translating into MGYFIFDDTSCELGESAVWIEARQSFVWLDILSRKLFEKSVLGSASTSIHKLQYTASAILIPFGEAGAVVLLVANNGVYEFNLDTGISFVKYSYNLPDTHRTNDAGLDSIGRIVFGVMEWEPSGLNGWVSRINLNGTIETLIEKIGIPNTFVWPEDGSVIYFADSYIQTMFHAEYSGVTSSRHELFSLSNGATPDGSAIENGFLYNAEWGGWRVTKRRLHDGKLVADFKLPVPQPTSCAVAGNKILVTTASVGLTDIEMKQFPCSGKTFLVSLDEFEIGAV; encoded by the coding sequence ATGGGCTATTTTATTTTTGATGATACTTCATGTGAGCTGGGAGAAAGTGCGGTTTGGATAGAAGCTCGACAGTCGTTTGTTTGGCTTGATATTCTTTCTCGGAAGCTATTTGAAAAATCAGTTCTTGGGTCTGCCTCAACATCTATTCATAAATTGCAATATACGGCGTCAGCAATATTAATTCCTTTTGGAGAAGCTGGCGCAGTTGTTTTATTGGTCGCTAATAATGGTGTTTACGAGTTTAACTTAGACACGGGGATTTCTTTCGTAAAGTACTCTTATAATTTGCCAGATACTCATAGAACAAACGATGCGGGTCTTGATTCAATAGGGCGTATTGTTTTTGGTGTTATGGAGTGGGAGCCTTCAGGACTAAATGGATGGGTTTCTAGAATTAATCTAAACGGCACTATTGAAACACTTATTGAAAAAATAGGTATACCAAACACTTTCGTTTGGCCGGAAGATGGTTCAGTTATTTACTTTGCCGACTCGTACATTCAAACCATGTTTCATGCGGAATATTCTGGTGTTACTAGTTCCCGCCATGAGCTCTTTAGTTTAAGTAATGGCGCTACGCCAGACGGTTCAGCTATTGAAAATGGATTCCTCTATAACGCTGAGTGGGGTGGCTGGCGGGTTACAAAAAGACGTTTACATGATGGTAAATTGGTCGCTGACTTTAAATTACCGGTACCGCAACCTACTAGCTGTGCAGTTGCGGGGAATAAAATCCTTGTCACAACGGCTAGCGTTGGATTGACAGATATTGAGATGAAACAGTTCCCCTGCTCCGGTAAGACTTTTCTGGTTAGTTTAGATGAATTTGAAATCGGTGCTGTATGA
- a CDS encoding undecaprenyl-phosphate glucose phosphotransferase, whose protein sequence is MKSEPVSAVGSTASGGFIKQHHSMLTAAHQLADVLVIWGLLSIFVGIAGIAWEMCYQVAAFVASISYHVVAHKNGLYFSWRGQSLLKEVSTVATTWLVVLGTLLTVAFLFNLTDEYGGAIMVSWAIAVPITVSFYRVSVRIVLREFRRAGVNTRKVAIVGAKEPGVTLAASLIGSPWMGIQVAGFYDDTVPVGQYPLLEEDLQVTGNIDQLKKQARNGDFDDIYIALPMREEEAIKTLVEELANSSSCVHIVPDVFTFKMLNARSKEIGGLPVVSVYDTPFDSFDAVIKRVEDVLLSSVILCLIAVPMLFIAAAVKFTSKGPIIFKQRRYGINGEEITVWKFRSMTTCDNGDVVVQATKGDARITKVGAFIRKTSLDELPQFINVLQGKMSIVGPRPHAVAHNELYRDQISGYMQRHLVKPGITGWAQVNGWRGETDTIRKMEKRIEFDLYYIRNWSIWLDLKIVFVTIFRGFASKSAY, encoded by the coding sequence GTGAAGTCTGAGCCAGTCAGCGCAGTGGGAAGCACTGCCAGTGGTGGATTTATCAAACAGCATCATTCAATGCTAACAGCAGCGCATCAGCTGGCAGACGTACTGGTGATTTGGGGGTTGCTGTCCATTTTTGTTGGCATTGCTGGGATTGCTTGGGAAATGTGCTACCAAGTGGCCGCTTTTGTCGCTTCTATTAGTTACCATGTTGTGGCGCATAAAAACGGTTTGTATTTTTCATGGCGTGGTCAATCCTTATTAAAAGAAGTTAGCACGGTAGCTACTACGTGGTTAGTGGTTCTTGGCACGTTGCTGACTGTTGCCTTTCTGTTTAATCTCACCGATGAATACGGTGGTGCCATCATGGTCAGTTGGGCCATTGCGGTACCGATTACTGTCAGTTTTTACCGGGTGTCTGTTCGGATTGTCTTGAGGGAGTTCCGTCGGGCTGGGGTTAACACCCGCAAAGTTGCTATTGTCGGCGCCAAGGAGCCCGGTGTGACCCTGGCAGCTAGTCTTATCGGTAGTCCCTGGATGGGAATACAGGTAGCTGGCTTTTACGATGACACTGTCCCAGTTGGTCAATATCCACTGCTGGAAGAAGACCTGCAAGTTACGGGGAATATTGATCAACTCAAAAAGCAGGCCCGTAACGGCGACTTTGATGATATCTATATCGCCCTGCCCATGCGGGAAGAAGAAGCTATTAAAACGTTGGTAGAAGAATTGGCTAACAGTTCCTCTTGCGTGCATATTGTCCCGGATGTGTTCACTTTTAAAATGCTCAATGCCCGCAGTAAGGAAATAGGTGGGCTACCAGTAGTCAGTGTGTATGATACACCGTTTGACTCTTTTGATGCCGTTATTAAACGCGTAGAAGACGTGCTGTTAAGCTCGGTTATCCTCTGTTTGATTGCTGTACCAATGTTGTTTATTGCGGCCGCAGTAAAGTTCACCTCAAAAGGCCCCATAATTTTTAAACAACGCCGCTACGGCATTAACGGCGAAGAAATTACCGTGTGGAAGTTTCGCTCCATGACCACCTGCGATAATGGCGATGTGGTGGTGCAGGCAACCAAAGGCGATGCGCGCATTACCAAAGTCGGTGCATTTATTAGAAAAACCTCGCTTGATGAACTCCCTCAATTCATCAACGTATTGCAGGGCAAAATGAGTATTGTTGGCCCTCGCCCCCATGCGGTTGCTCACAATGAGTTATATCGTGATCAAATCAGTGGCTACATGCAGCGTCATTTGGTCAAGCCTGGCATTACAGGTTGGGCGCAAGTGAATGGCTGGCGTGGAGAGACTGACACAATTCGTAAGATGGAAAAGAGGATTGAATTTGATCTTTACTATATTCGGAATTGGTCGATTTGGTTGGATCTAAAAATAGTGTTTGTAACTATTTTCAGAGGCTTTGCAAGTAAAAGCGCTTACTAA